Within Enterobacter sp. RHBSTW-00175, the genomic segment TGCTCAACCTGAAGCGCTTTAACCTGCCCGAGCGCCAGCATGCCGGGGCAGGATGATGCGTAAACGTCCTCGCCGTTAACTTCCCAGCGCGGAGCCAGGATCGGGAATTCGTCAAAGCCAGATTCACGCAGCAGCTTGTCGGAGTCGCCGCCTGTCTCGAAATAGACAGAGCGATACGGCTTGTTCTTGCTGTCCATCTTGCCGCTGTCGCGGTTGATGTTAGGCGTGATGCAGTGGTTTACCTCGATCCAGTTTTCGTATGTGCCGTTTTCCCACATGCCCTTAACGGACGTGCTCACGTTGTCCAGGCCGAATTCCTGCACGAGCTGGCGCACGGTCATGGAGAACTGGCGGAAAGAGGTATCGACGCTGCCGCGCGGGCTGTTCGCCAGGTAGTAGCTGCCAATCGGGAATGGCATTGTGCGGATCACGTCCTGGTCATCTTCCAGCACAGCCATAGCGGCGGTACCGAAAGTACCCAGGCTGGCGTACATGACAGGCAGAGACTGGTACAGATTCGACTTGTTGAACACTTCGTTCATGCGGCGCTGCACGACTTCAAGCCAGACCTTCACCGGACCGTAATCCATCATGTCAGGGTCAGGTGTTGCCAGCTTGAACCACGGACGGGCAGGGCTGGTGATGCCGGACATCATGCCGCTGGCGAGAATGCGCTGAGCGAGTGAGCCGGTAGGGTCAACAATTTTGGTGTTGCGGCGATCATCACGGTTAACGTCAGACGTCAGGAAGCGGGAACCGCGCGGATTGATAAAGTCGCTCAGGTCGCGCCAGTGCGGCTCGAACGATGTGCGCTCATTCTTCAGCTGTGCGAGCTGCTTCAGCAGCCGCTCTTTTTCGGTTTCCGCCATCTCTCAGGTCTCCGTTACTGACCGAGCAGCGTTTTACCGCTGGTGTTGGCTTTGGAAGTGTCGCCCTGGGCACCGGTGAGCATGGTCGAGTTACGACCAGCAGCAGCACGGCGGCGGCGCTCTTCGTCATCGCGGGCACTGACCACAGCGGCATCCTGCTCCTGAGGTGCGGCCTGAACTTCTGGTGCCGCTGGCACTGATGGCTTGCTGCCGATACACATAGCGATAACCTCACACACGATTAAATTATTACCAATTTAACCATATACGGATTATTTTACGTAGTATATTGACAGAATGCTGTGCAATTATTACCCTTAAGGTAACACAACATGAAAGCGCACTTCGATATCGGTTCTGTGAGGTCTTGTCGCTAAATCAAAACTGGTTAGTGCGCTTCCAGGTGTGAGCAGTACGGCATATGGCACATGTGTCGCAGCGGTCCGGAGGGGTTCCTTGGTGTTCCTTATCCCCGAGCGGGTAGCCGGAATGTGCAAGTCAGTGTTTCTGTATGCACGGACATGACGACTCACCATCGTGGCGATACGGCGTGACACCTCGGAAGAGACGAGGCCATAACAGGTAAGAGCATTGAGCGATGTCGGAGATCGCCATTCTTGGTAGAGGGTTCGAATCCCTACTCAGTGCTCTTTCCGTTGTGGTGAAAGTTGCTATTAGCACGCGACAAACGCTATCGCCGGCGCACCGGCCACCACACACCAAATCACGTTAGGACCGTGATACGGCAGTACCAGGCAATGCGTGTAGCTTTGGCGGTGGCAGTTACTCCCACTTCTGACCACCGCCCTTTTTACAGCAGAACGCCATCCCGATGACGTTGCGCTGTAAACCCGTAACTGCCAAGGAAGGCACTCCGTTGATTATTCGCCCGGTTCGTCCGGGCATTTTTTTAAGGTGAATATGATGAGCGATAAAGATATTGAGCAGGAAATTCAGGCTAAGGGCTTAACCGCGCCGCGCGTTACGCCTGACCATGTTGAAAGCATTATTGCCAGCGAGCATTATTTTACTGCTGCTGACGGCGAACGCTTCGCTAAATGGGGGGAGCAATTCGCTAATGAGGACGTTGCAGATCAACTGAGCTTGCTGACCTTCTGCGTCCTGGTTCTGCGCAACGGCTTCACTGTCACCGGCGAGAGCGCGTGCGCAAGCCCAGAAAACTTCGACCCGGAGATCGGTCGTAAAATCGCCCGCGAAAACGCGGTGAATAAAATCTGGATGCTGGAAGGTTATCTACTGAAGCAGAAACTGAGCGAGAAATAAAAGACGAATTCGACGGCTTTTAACGCCGTGACATGTCACAATCAGCCCGCCGATGCGCGGGCTTTAATTCGAGGTCAACATGTCAAAACTCAGACTGAGCGCCAGAACAAAGAAGCGAAGAGCAGCAGACCAGGAAGTGATGGACAAGATGAATGACATCTTCCAGAAGGTTAAAAAGTGCGAGCATGAGCTGACAGATACCATCCTGAGCACTCCGTATTTCAAGGCCCGCTAATGCGGGCTTTGTTATTTCCACGGGTCATATTCTGTCACGGCCTTGCCCTGCTGGCTCTCCTGCCCTGGAATGCGCATCCGCTTGGAAACGGGGAAAGCAAATGTCAGCAGCAGCGCGTCACCCTTGCCAGGCGAGCGGCCCAACCGTTCTTTGATATCTTCCTTCGGCTCAATGACGATCTTGCCGTCTACCCTGACTTTGTACTCTGCCGCCGACAGGTCGTCAGCCGTCTCCTGGTCATCCAGCGCGCCGCCGAGCTTCAGCCACGTCTTGGCGCTGTTGAACATTTCGCCGCGCTTGTTGAGCATCTGAGGGTCGGTCGAGCCGCCGCCGAACGGGATTAGCTGCCACGTCCGGCCCCAGCCGTCACCGATGGATTTCAGCCCGGTACCATAGCCGAAGTCGATGAACACCGCGTCAGCCTGGTACTGGTCCTCAAAGTCGGCAATGCGCTTAGCCATAATCAGATCGTCGGTGGTCTTGTTTCCGGTCCAGAGGACTTTGCTGTGCAGACCCTGGCGCAGGTATATCACTGCGTCATCCACGCCGGAATAAGCCGGGTCTACGCCGATAATCACCGGTGCATGTGCCACCTGCGCCGAGGTCACCACGCGCTTCATTGCTTCGTCAGTGAGACCGGTCGGGATGAACTGAAGTTCAGACGCGTCAGGGAATATCCCGCGCACACGAACCTTCACGAAGTCGCTGTCTTCGCCGTAGTCGTCCACCCATTTCTGGAGCTGTTGTTTATTGGTGCCTTCCACAGTGCGGCTGTCAATCTGCGCGCACTTCCAGCGGTGTTTGTATTTACGGAAGCACTCACGGAAACGACCGGTGTTACGAGTCGGGTTACCGAACGCCACCCAGATGATTTCCGTATCTTCATCCGTCAGCGCACCCTCAGCAACTTCCCACACCAGATCGGCAATATTGGAGGCTTCGTCGAACACCACGATGATGCGCTTACGCTCGTTGTGCAGTCCGGCGAAAGCCTCTGTGTTGTGCTCAGACCACGGGATAGCGTCAGCGCGCCAGCGCTTATCGTGCCCAGGGTCGTTGCTGTACATCGCGGTTGCGGTGCAGGTGAACCACTCTTTCGTGATAGCCAGGTTCGACCATTTGATGATTTCCGGCCAGGTCTTGGTGCGTAGCTGGTTGTCGGTGTTGGCGGTCACCACCACCTTGCAGTCCTCACAGGTCGACATGCCCCAGTTGATGAGCATTGAGATGAAAGCGGACTTGCCGATACCGTGCCCGGATGCCCTGCCAAGCATCAGCGGCTGGTGACGCGTCACCGGGTTCTGGAGGTGATCTCGTATTTCGCGGAATGCATCTGCCTGCCACTTGCGCGGCCCGGTGGCGTGCGCCAGCTCTGTGCCCTCCTCGCCCCACGGGAACGCATACAGCGCATAGCCCAGCGGGTCATACGTGAACGAGGCGATATCCTCGACGAGCTGCTCTTCCGTAGACATGGCTGCGGCTGTCATTCTTCACCACCAGCCTGCTCTTTGACGCGGCGGCGGGCGGCAGCCATACGGTCGGCAATGGTGACGGTGCCGGAAACCTCCAGGCGCTCTTTGAACGCGTTGACGTCGACGTGCTTACCGATGAGCTCGAGGTTTTTCACCTTGTCGGGCCACTTCACCTTCTTCAGGATATGCTCGACATCCTCAACAGAGAGATCTGCCTCGCCATTCTCTTTTTTCAGGGAGGCCTGGGTCGTTTTGATGGTAGCGATATCCATCGCACTGAGAGATGTGCGCCAGACCTTCGGCCATTCCGCAATTGGCTTCATCCCGCCGTCATCGTTCAGGATATCCAGGACGTCCATCTGGTCGATTTCCACCAGGCGCATGAGCACGTAGTCAGCGCTGACGCGGTTTCGCTTGTTGCGCTCCTCCATAAGCTCGGCGATTCGTTTCTGGATTCTTTCGTCGCGCATCATGTTGCTGGCTTTGACCGCTGCCGTATTAGGTGAAAATCCTGCGTTAATCGCCGCCTGAGTCTGGTTCTCAGGTGTCTTAATGTATGACTGGCAGTAAGCCTCCATCATCGCTGTAATAGGCTTATATTGCGTTGATTTGCGTTTGTGGGTTTTTGGTATCACGAGC encodes:
- a CDS encoding portal protein, which produces MAETEKERLLKQLAQLKNERTSFEPHWRDLSDFINPRGSRFLTSDVNRDDRRNTKIVDPTGSLAQRILASGMMSGITSPARPWFKLATPDPDMMDYGPVKVWLEVVQRRMNEVFNKSNLYQSLPVMYASLGTFGTAAMAVLEDDQDVIRTMPFPIGSYYLANSPRGSVDTSFRQFSMTVRQLVQEFGLDNVSTSVKGMWENGTYENWIEVNHCITPNINRDSGKMDSKNKPYRSVYFETGGDSDKLLRESGFDEFPILAPRWEVNGEDVYASSCPGMLALGQVKALQVEQKRKAQLIDKATNPPMVAPTSLKNQRVSLLPGDVTYLDVLSGQDGFKPAYLVNPNTADLLADIQDTRQTINSAYFVDLFMMLQNINTRSMPVEAVIEMKEEKLLMLGPVLERLNDEALNPLIDRVFSIMARKNMLPPPPDVMQGMPLRIEYISVMAQAQKSIGLTSLSQTVGFIGQLAQFKPEALDKLDVDQAIDAFSEMSGVSPTVIVPQEQVQGIREERNKQQQAAQALAMGQAVTQGAKTLSETQTTDPSALTAITNAVGAQQQ
- a CDS encoding Gp49 family protein, with the translated sequence MSDKDIEQEIQAKGLTAPRVTPDHVESIIASEHYFTAADGERFAKWGEQFANEDVADQLSLLTFCVLVLRNGFTVTGESACASPENFDPEIGRKIARENAVNKIWMLEGYLLKQKLSEK
- a CDS encoding terminase translates to MTAAAMSTEEQLVEDIASFTYDPLGYALYAFPWGEEGTELAHATGPRKWQADAFREIRDHLQNPVTRHQPLMLGRASGHGIGKSAFISMLINWGMSTCEDCKVVVTANTDNQLRTKTWPEIIKWSNLAITKEWFTCTATAMYSNDPGHDKRWRADAIPWSEHNTEAFAGLHNERKRIIVVFDEASNIADLVWEVAEGALTDEDTEIIWVAFGNPTRNTGRFRECFRKYKHRWKCAQIDSRTVEGTNKQQLQKWVDDYGEDSDFVKVRVRGIFPDASELQFIPTGLTDEAMKRVVTSAQVAHAPVIIGVDPAYSGVDDAVIYLRQGLHSKVLWTGNKTTDDLIMAKRIADFEDQYQADAVFIDFGYGTGLKSIGDGWGRTWQLIPFGGGSTDPQMLNKRGEMFNSAKTWLKLGGALDDQETADDLSAAEYKVRVDGKIVIEPKEDIKERLGRSPGKGDALLLTFAFPVSKRMRIPGQESQQGKAVTEYDPWK
- a CDS encoding terminase small subunit, whose amino-acid sequence is MMLVIPKTHKRKSTQYKPITAMMEAYCQSYIKTPENQTQAAINAGFSPNTAAVKASNMMRDERIQKRIAELMEERNKRNRVSADYVLMRLVEIDQMDVLDILNDDGGMKPIAEWPKVWRTSLSAMDIATIKTTQASLKKENGEADLSVEDVEHILKKVKWPDKVKNLELIGKHVDVNAFKERLEVSGTVTIADRMAAARRRVKEQAGGEE